The segment TTGGGCTTGAGGTTAACCGGCCACCCTGCCAGGATCGCCAGCGTGGTGACAAAGCCGGTCAGCAGGATCAGCGGCATGGAGAGCCCGTCGGCTGCCACCGACCAGTTCAAGCCGATCTCGGGGATCCAGGCGTAGCGCTCTACCAGTTGCAGGCCCGGGTCGCTGATGTCGTAGGCCCAGTAAAAGGCCCCTGACAGCAGCAAAAAATCTGCAATGCCCACGCCCAGGGCGTACCAGCACACGGTCTTGCCGCTGTCATCCGGTAAAAACGGGATCGCCAGACCGGCCAGAACGGGGAACAGGATGCCGATCGTGAGCCAAGGAAAGTCCGCCATCGTCGAGTTCACCCCATGCTAGAGACCACGACAAAGCCCAGGGCAGCGGCAAAGACCACCAGCGCGTACAGTTGGGCGCGCCCTGTTTCCAGGTACTTCATGCCCTCGCCGCCGAGCAGGGCTAGCAGTCCTGTCGCATTAACGGCCCCATCGACAACGCGATAGTCCACCTCCATTACCTGCCGGGCCAAGCGACGGCTGCCGCGCACGAACAGCGCGTGGTAGATCTCATCGAAGTACCACTTGTTCCAGGAGAGTAGATAGAGCGGCCGGAGCCGTTGCGCAATCGCGCGGGCATCGATGCGGCCCTGCCAGTACATCAGCGAGGCCAGCGTCAGGCCCAGAAGCGCAATCCCGACCGAGCTGCCCGACATGATCAAAAACTCGTCCCAGTGAAACTCGGCAACCGAGGCCATGGCAGCCTCTTCCGGCGTCTCACCGGGCGGGTAAATGAAGCGCTCGAAGGCGTTGTTCCACGGCCGCCCGATCCAGCCAATCGCGAAGGAGGGCACCGCCAGCACCAGCAGCGGCAGGGTCATGGTCAGAGCCGACTCGTGCGGTTGCTTGTGGTGGCCGCCGGTTTCCTCGCTTGCCTCGGTCTCGGCATGCTCGAGCTCGCGGGCATCCATGGCGCCCGGGCCGAATGCTGGCGCCGGTCCGCCTTGGCCAGCTTGCTGCAACAGGGCCTGGCGCCGCGAGGCGTCGTTGCCGCGGAAGGACCCCTCAAAGGTCAAAAAGTACATCCGGAACATGTAGAACGCTGTTAGGCCGGCGGTCAACCAGCCAACGAACCACAGTGCCGGGCTAGCGGCAAACGCGTCGTGCAGGATTTCGTCTTTGGACCAAAAGCCAGCAAAAGGCGGAATGCCGCAGATGGCCAGGGTGCCGATCGAAAACGTAGCGGCCGTTAGCGGCATGTAGCGGCGCAGCCCGCCCATCAGACGCATGTCCTGCGACAGAACGGGGTTGTGCCCCACAACCTCTTCCATGCCGTGGATAACCGAGCCCGAGCACAAAAACAGCATGGCCTTGAAAAAGGCGTGCGTCATGAGGTGGAACAGCCCGGCGGTGTAGCCGCTGATCCCCATCGCCAAGACCATGTAGCCCAGCTGCGAAATTGTGGAGTAGGCCAGTCCCTTTTTAATGTCGGTTTGGGTGATGGCAATAGTCGCGCCCAGAAAGGCGGTGAACGCCCCCGTCCAGGCGATGGTTTCCATGGCGAAGGGGATGCTCTCAAAGACCGGATACATGCGGGCGATCAAAAAGACACCCGCCGCCACCATGGTGGCGGCGTGAATGAGCGCCGAGATGGGGGTGGGACCCTCCATGGCATCGGGCAGCCAGACGTGCAGCGGGAACTGGGCCGATTTCGCCACAGGGCCCAAAAACACCAAAATCCCGAACAGGGCAGCCAGGGTTACGCCCACGATCCCCGACTCGACCGTGGCGCTGAGGCGCTCGCCCATGGCCTCAAACTCGAAGGTGCCGGTGGCCCAATACAGCCCCAGCATGCCCAGCAACAATCCGAAATCCCCAACGCGGTTAGTGACAAAAGCTTTCTGGCAGGCATCCGCTGCTGCTTGGCGGTCGTACCAAAACCCGATCAGCACGTAGGAGGACATGCCCACCAGCTCCCAAAAGATGTAGAGCTGCACCAAGTT is part of the Cyanobacteria bacterium QS_8_64_29 genome and harbors:
- a CDS encoding NADH-quinone oxidoreductase subunit L, which codes for MEPLYQYAWLIPVFPLLGATLVGTGLISFAQPVHRLRKPTAIATISLLGVSAVLSAALLWDQIQGHEAFSRSFEWAAAGGFSLSMGYTIDHLSALMLVIVCSVALLVMIYSDGYMAHDAGYVRFFAYLSLFSASMLGLVLSPNLVQLYIFWELVGMSSYVLIGFWYDRQAAADACQKAFVTNRVGDFGLLLGMLGLYWATGTFEFEAMGERLSATVESGIVGVTLAALFGILVFLGPVAKSAQFPLHVWLPDAMEGPTPISALIHAATMVAAGVFLIARMYPVFESIPFAMETIAWTGAFTAFLGATIAITQTDIKKGLAYSTISQLGYMVLAMGISGYTAGLFHLMTHAFFKAMLFLCSGSVIHGMEEVVGHNPVLSQDMRLMGGLRRYMPLTAATFSIGTLAICGIPPFAGFWSKDEILHDAFAASPALWFVGWLTAGLTAFYMFRMYFLTFEGSFRGNDASRRQALLQQAGQGGPAPAFGPGAMDARELEHAETEASEETGGHHKQPHESALTMTLPLLVLAVPSFAIGWIGRPWNNAFERFIYPPGETPEEAAMASVAEFHWDEFLIMSGSSVGIALLGLTLASLMYWQGRIDARAIAQRLRPLYLLSWNKWYFDEIYHALFVRGSRRLARQVMEVDYRVVDGAVNATGLLALLGGEGMKYLETGRAQLYALVVFAAALGFVVVSSMG